A single genomic interval of Anopheles marshallii chromosome 2, idAnoMarsDA_429_01, whole genome shotgun sequence harbors:
- the LOC128707588 gene encoding cGMP-dependent protein kinase egl-4-like, with amino-acid sequence MGSRKKTDEEKLKRCRLAKFRFKRLVHVVICNRYWITEIEDREIGNNVHRNVAVIGQRLTHKGTLTIIEKEILNSPPAERTRNHRRLLTKALRRIECLRDISLEQLDDFAGCATFKYFGAGRVILREGQQPHAVYFLANGEVVVSRVRWDNIYRTYNDTPCGVRVRGQMFGEIALLHHCPRTATCSTATDCELLCLSRKDFDRILKHTLLERWQQMQLALERFDYFKYWTSAQVRECCLLSRIVTFESQQKLPVDTDKTYGYFVLSGLCMILQCLTVSKRSGSYRLLPIATNESFVAKQTSADLDDSKLSQRQTIEHRFIDVGTFGCGSVFGLGETMPHRMVVARNRVQCLMIPRGWLLEKEQNVGNTWLRIRMKLDMAIPRDRLFELFMRDQNWQRYRKTLVREFVHRNSRQNLTQFADVPIICQIEQEMV; translated from the exons ATGGGGtccaggaaaaaaacagat GAAGAGAAGTTAAAAAGATGTCGCCTAGCTAAGTTTCGCTTCAAACGCCTAGTGCACGTAGTGATCTGCAATCGCTACTGGATCACCGAAATCGAAGACCGTGAAATCGGCAATAATGTGCATCGAAACGTTGCAGTTATCGGCCAGCGGCTCACTCACAAAGGGACACTTACGATAATT gAAAAGGAGATTCTCAACAGCCCCCCAGCAGAGCGTACAAGAAATCACCGACGGCTTCTGACCAAAGCCTTGAGGAGGATAGAATGCCTTCGGGATATAAGCTTGGAACAGCTTGACGACTTTGCTGGCTGTGCtacattcaaatattttggTGCAGGAAGAGTTATTCTACGAGAAGGCCAGCAACCGCATGCAGTTTATTTCTTGGCCAATGGAGAGGTCGTCGTCAGTCGAGTAAGATGGGACAAT ATCTATCGTACATATAACGATACACCATGTGGGGTTCGTGTACGTGGGCAAATGTTTGGTGAAATTGCTTTACTTCATCATTGTCCACGGACAGCTACTTGCAGCACAGCCA CCGACTGCGAATTATTGTGCCTCTCTCGGAAAGATTTCGATCGCATTCTAAAACATACGCTGCTGGAACGTTGGCAACAGATGCAACTTGCATTGGAGCGGTTTGATTACTTCAAATATTGGACCAGTGCTCAG GTCAGGGAGTGTTGTCTGCTAAGCCGAATCGTTACGTTCGAGTCTCAACAGAAGCTTCCGGTGGATACCGACAAAACGTATGGATACTTCGTGCTAAGTGGCCTATGTATGATACTGCAGTGTTTGACAGTGTCCAAAAGGAGCGGATCCTACAGGCTGTTACCGATTGCGACTAACGAATCATTCGTCGCTAAACAAACGTCTGCTGACTTGGATGATTCTAAG CTCTCTCAAAGGCAAACAATTGAACACCGGTTTATAGATGTTGGCACCTTTGGCTGCGGCTCTGTGTTTGGACTCGGGGAAACCATGCCGCATCGAATGGTGGTAGCCCGTAACCGAGTGCAATGTTTGATGATTCCGCGTGGTTGGTTATTAGAGAAGGAGCAGAATGTGGGTAACACTTGGTTGCGAATTCGCATGAAGCTCGATATGGCCATCCCGAGGGATCGACTTTTTGAGCTGTTCATGCGTGATCAAAACTGGCAGCGTTACCGAAAGACTCTGGTGCGCGAATTCGTCCATCGAAATTCACGCCAAAACCTAACGCAGTTTGCTGATGTGCCGATTATATGTCAAATAGAGCAagaaatggtttaa